In one Chionomys nivalis chromosome 13, mChiNiv1.1, whole genome shotgun sequence genomic region, the following are encoded:
- the LOC130886194 gene encoding prolactin-2B1-like → MPLSLTQIFSSRALLLVSYLLLWENVTCAPTCVKRDGDTQKSLRRLFTLATFISQNTGRQAANLFTKFDKQYAQGKRYNERIPDNCPTDFLDTPENKNQVLESKPEVLLKLLCKLLYSWTDPLHHLVEEMSAMPGDPNAILSEARAIQGRVGQLILGVKTILREIGEKNDESYLVWSGLSSLKSSNEDVRCFAFYNLIRCLLRDSRRVNTFLEVLKYQIIQDKC, encoded by the exons ATGCCGTTGTCTTTGACTCAAATATTTTCTT CTAGGGCACTGCTCCTGGTGTCCTACCTGCTTTTGTGGGAGAATGTGACCTGTGCACCCACCTGTGTCAAGAGGGATGGGGATACCCAGAAGTCCTTAAGGAGACTGTTCACATTGGCCACCTTTATTTCTCAGAACACCGGTAGACAAGCTGCAAATTTGTTCACTAAATTT GACAAACAATATGCCCAAGGCAAGAGGTACAATGAGAGGATCCCTGACAACTGCCCCACTGATTTTCTTGATACCCCAGAAAACAAGAACCAAGTTCTAGAAAGCAAA CCAGAAGTTCTACTGAAATTGTTATGCAAGCTACTGTATTCCTGGACCGACCCTCTGCATCATCTTGTGGAAGAAATGTCTGCCATGCCAGGAGACCCTAATGCTATCCTCTCCGAAGCCAGAGCAATTCAGGGAAGGGTTGGACAACTCATTTTGGGAGTTAAAACAATACTTCGTGAG ATTGGAGAGAAAAATGATGAGAGCTACCTTGTCTGGTCTGGGCTGTCATCCTTGAAGTCAAGCAATGAAGATGTTCGCTGTTTTGCCTTTTATAACCTGATCCGCTGCCTTCTCAGAGATTCCCGCAGAGTAAACACTTTTCTTGAGGTCCTCAAGTACCAAATTATCCAAGACAAATGCTAA